The Deltaproteobacteria bacterium DNA segment AGGACCTCGTCGGCCAGCTCCATCGCGGCGAGCATGACGACGTTCAGGTAGTTCGCCGTCCCGCCCGCCTTCTGGATCTCCCGGACTCGGCCGTTCAGCGTCTCCGCCAGGCGCGCCATGTGCTCGGCCGACCGATCGGTCCGGACGGTCAGCGCGTACCCGGCGATATTGACATCGAACCGGTTTCCCATCCTACCGATCCATTATACCGCCCGATTCCTATAACTCAATGGCGTCGAGCCGGGAGAGAATCTTCTCGACGCGCTCCTTCACTTCACCGCGTTCCCTGGAAAGGTCGGAGAGCTTCCGGGCGAGGTCCTTGACCTCCGCGTCCTTGCGCGCGAGTTCCGCGGCGAGGGCTTCCTTCTGTTTCTTGAGCTCCGTCACGACCTTCACCAGGTCGGTGATCTTCTTTTCGATCAGGACGAACGATTCGTCGGCCATCCAGGCTCCTCCCCGTTCCACGCGCGTCCGAAGGTCACCCCAACCGTCGGCAGAAGACGAGGATACACTTAACAACATTGCGATATCAATCGCGAAATTCCCGTTCAAACCTCCTCTTCGAGGACGGTGTTCGCGATGGCCCCGCAATGCGCGGCGATCCCTTTCCACGAGGAGAGGATGTCGAGGTGCGCCGCGCTGGTTTCCAGGGATTCCGGGGTGGCCCGTTGGAGGCGCCGGATGTGCGCGAGCCGCAGCTCCCGCTCCCGCGCACCGATTTCCCTTCGCCGCGCAAGGACGATCTCCGCGGCTTTCCGGTCCCGGGTGACGAACGCCGAGACCGCCTCCCGATAGAGGGAGCCGACCTCGGCCAGGTACTCCCGCAGTTCGCGGACGCCCTCATCGGAAAACCGCAGGTTCCTCCCGGAGAGGCGCCGCAGGTGGTCCGTCACCGTCTTGTCGATGAAATCCCCGATGTTCTCGAGGTCGGTGACGACGGCGATGTACGCCACCGCCCTCCGCGTCTGCGACGAGTCGAGCGCTCCCTCGCCGAGCTTGGAGAGGAAGATCTTGATCTCCCGCGTCAGCTCGTCGACATCGTCGTCGGCCTTCGCGATCCGGTCGACCCGGTCCATCGTCCCGCGAACGATCGCCTCGGCCGCGTCATCGTGCATCTCCTGGATCATGTCGGCCATCCGCACGATCTCGCGCGCCACCTGCCCGAGCGCCGCTCCCGCGACCGGCAGATGCTCCCGGTCGAGAAAGACCGGCCTCCCGCGGGGAACGGTCGCGCGGGCGGCGGGGATCGCGCGCTCGAGGAACGCGGAGAGCGGGCCGGTCAGCGGAAGGAAGATGCAGGAGAGCCCGAGGTTGAAGAACGTGTGGGCGTTTGCGACCAGGTGCCCGCCGTCGCGGGACGCCTCCGGGATCACCGACAGCGCCAGCGGCGCCAGCGGGAAGAACGGCAGCGCCCCCGCGGCCTTCATCGCGAGATGCCCCCACGCGACCCGCCTCCCTTCCGCCGCCAGTCCGGACGCGGCGACGAACGCCACCGACGTGGCCCCGACGTTCGCGCCCAGCACCAGCGGCAGGACGGCGGCGGGCGCGAGCATCCCCTGCTGCGCGAAGGCGATCAGGAGGATCATCACGGCGGTTCCGCTTTGCAGCACGGCGGAGAGGACGAGCCCCCACACGAAGGCGGTGAAAGGCGCGTCCGAAAGGTCCGCCATGAGGATCCGGAGCCCCTCGATCTTTCCGACGTCCCCCGCGGCGTCGGCCAGGTACCGGAGGGACAGCAGGACGATCCCGAATCCGAGGATCCCCTGTCCGACCGCGCGGAGCTTCCCCTTGCGCCCCCACAGGAACAGGGCAACCCCCAGGGACAGGACCGGGAAGGCGTACCGGTAGATGCGGAACGAGAGGAGCTGGACCGTAAGCGTGGAGCCGAGGTCCGCGCCCAGGACGATCGTCAGGGACTTCGACAGCGGAAGGGTCGCCACGTGCCCGAACGAGATGAGCAGCGTGACCAGCGCCCCGGAGCTCTGCAGGGCGGCGGTTCCGGCGATCCCGGCGGCGAACGCCCGGCCGCGCCCCGCGGCGGCCGAGGACCACGCGCGGGAAAGCGCGGTCGAGAAGGCGAGTTCGAAGCCCTGCCCCGTGAGGCGGATGCCGTAGAGGAGCAGGAATACCCCGCCGATCACCTGCAGGAAGAGGAAGTCGATCACGTCGACAAGGCTTTCAGAAGAGCGCCTCGGCGAAGCTTCCCGCGTCGAACGGCCGCAGGTCGTCCGCCGTTTCACCGACTCCGATGAACCGGATCGGGGCGCCCACTTCGCGCGTGACGGAAAGGACGACGCCCCCTTTCGCGGTTCCGTCGAGCTTCGTCAGCGCGATGCCCGTGACCCCGGTGAACTCCTGGAACGTCTTCGCCTGCGCGATCGCGTTGCGTCCGCCGGTGGCGTCGAGGACCAGCAGGACTTCGTGGGGGGCTCCGGGGATCTCCTTCCCCAGCACCCGCCCCACCTTGCGGATCTCCTCCATCAGGTGGGACTTGGTGTGGAGACGCCCCGCGGTGTCGATGAGGACCGCGTGGATCCCCCTCGCCTTCGCCGCGCGGACGGCGTCGAACGCGACCGCCGAGGAGTCGGCCCCCTCCTTGTGCCGGACGATGTCGGCGCCGACGCGGTCGGCCCAGACGGCGAGCTGGTCGATCGCCGCCGCCCGGAAGGTGTCGGCGGCGGCCAGGAGGACGGTGTGCCCCTCCGCCCGCAGCCAGTGCGCCATCTTGCCGATCGTCGTGGTCTTCCCCACCCCGTTCACACCGACCACCAGCACGACGAACGGGTACGGGGGAACCACCTTCAGCGGAATCATCCGGGGGCCCAGCGTCTCCTCGACCATCTTCCGCAGCCGGGCCCGGAGCGCTCCCGCATCGGGCAGCTCGCCGCGCCGCCATGCCGCCCGCAGCGCATCGACGTATTCCACCGCCAGGTCGGCCCCGGCGTCGGAAAGCACGAGCGCCTCCTCCAGTTCCGACAGGACGCTCTCGTCCACGGGGCCGATTCCCCGCGCGACCGCTTCCACGTTCATGAAGAGGAGTTCCCGCGTCTTCGAGAGGCCCGCCTTCAGGCGGGAGAAAATGGAACCGGCCGACCGGTCTTCGGGTGCGCGCAAGGGGGCCCGCGATCCGCCGTCCGCCCGGTCAGGCGGAGAGCTTGACGGAGACGGTCCTGGAGATCCCCGGCTTCTCCATCGTGATCCCGTAGAGGACGTCGGCCAGTTCCATCGTGCGCTTGTTGTGGGTGATCAGCAGGAACTGGTAGTTCGAGGACATCTCCCGGACCATCGCGTTGAACCGGTCCACGTTGGCGTCGTCGAGCGGCGCGTCGACCTCGTCGAGCAGGCAGAAGGGAGACGGCTTGACGAGGAAGATCGAGAAGATGAGGCTGATGGCGGTCAGGGCGCTCTCTCCGCCGGAGAGGCTGTGGAGCGGGAGCGCCTTCTTTCCCGGAAGCTGCACGAAGATCTCCACCCCGGACTCGAGGAGGTTCTCCTCCTCGAGAAGGCGAAGCTGGGCGCGCCCGCCCTGGAACAGGCGCGGGAAGAGTTCGGCGAACTTCCCGTTGATCTCCCCGAACGCCGTCGCGAACCGTTCGCGCGTGGTCCGGTTGATCCGCTGGATGGCCCGCGCCAGGTCGTCGAGCGACGTTTCCAGGTCCTCCTGCTGGGAGGAGAGGAAAGCGTACCGGTCGGCGAGTTCCCGGTGCTCGTCGAGGGACGACAGGTTCACCTCCCCCATCGACGCCATCCGCTCCCGGTACTCCTCCGCGCGCGACTCGAGCGCGGGGAGATCCTCCGCCCAGGCCGATTCGTCCTCCCCGGCGCCGGCGGCCAGGTCGGCGAGACGGACCTCGTACCGTTGGTGGACCAGGGCGTCGAGCGCCGCGATGTCCATCTCGGCCCGCTGCCGACGCAGCAGTTCCGCGGACCGTCGGCCGAGCGTCTCCGACTCCGTCGCCCGCGCCCCGCGCAGCTCGTCCTCGATCGACGATAACGCCGACGTGCGCGACGCGAGATCCGCCACGCGTTCCTCGATCCGTTCCTGGATCCCCGAAAGTTCGACCGCCGCGCGTTCGATCGCGTCGCGGCCGGCGCGGATCGACTCGTCGAGGGACGCAAGGGCGTCCTCGTGTTCCGCCCTCCGCTGCCGACGATCGTCCGACAGGCGGCGCTTCCCGGCCAGCTGCTCCGCGAGCTGCGCGTGCAGCGCGGTCGCGGCGCTGTCCTTTTCCTCGAGCCCGCTGTGGGCGACCTCCGCGGCGTGGGCACGCTCCCGGCACTCCTCCATGCGGACCCGCATCGCCTCGAGCTCCGCCAGGAGGGCCCGGGACCGTTCCTCCTCCTCGCCCCGCGCCTGCCCGGTTTCCCGCGCGGCTTCGATCGAGGCGGAGAGCTCGTCCCGCATCCGGGAAAGCTCTCCGCGGAGGAACGCCTCCTCCTGCGTGCGACCGTCGAGCAGGGCGCGCGCCTGGGCGAGCGTTTCGGACAGGACGGCGCGATCGCGCGCGGCGGCCGCGTTCGCCGCCCCCGCTTCCTCCCGCGCGTGGAACATCCCCGAGAGCCTCTCCTCGATCTCCGCGCGCATCCGCCGGACCGTCCCCTCCTCCGCAACCATACGGTCCCGCTCCGCGCGCAGCGCGCCGATCTCCCGTTCCAGCTCCCGGATCTCCCGCTTGCGGGCGAGGACCCCGGCTTCGGCCGAATTTCCCTGTTCGCCGCCGATCAGGATCCCGTCCGCGGTCACGACGTCGCCGTCGAGCGTCACGTAGGAGTTCCACACGCCGTTCCGGTTCCACAGCCGGATGGCGGCATCGAGGTTCCGCACGAGCAGCGTGCCGCCGAGGAGTCCGCGGACGAGATCGTTGCATTCCGGAGGAGCCTGGACCACCTCGGTGAGCGGCCCGACGACGTCCTCCTCCCCCACGTACGCCAGCTTTTCCCCACGGGTCCGGAGGGCCACCGGGACGAAGGCCCCGCGCCCCTCCCGGGACTCCTTGAGGTAGTGGATGGCCGAGAGACCGTCGGCGTGGTCCCGAACGACGACCGACTGCATCCGCTCGCCGAGGACCGCCTCGACCGCCTTCTCGTACACGACGTCGGTCTCGATCAGGTCGCCCATCACCCCGTAGATGCCTTCCCCGCCGCCTTCCATCGTTCCGCCATTTCCGAAATGGTGGAGGACGGCCCGCACTCCGGAGGAGGTCCAGTCCCGCTGTTCGTAGATCCTGGCCAGGGTCGACCGCCGGGACTCCGCGGACTGGAGGTCCCCCTCGGCGCGCCGCGCCGCGTCGACGGCCGCGTCGAGGCGCGCGTTCGTGGCCGCCAGGAGCGCGCCGGTCTCCTCCCAGGCGATCTCCGCGGCGGACAACGCCGATCGCGCCCCCTCGTCGGCCGAGACGGCGGCGGCGTGGTCGGACGACGCCTTGCCGACCGCCGCAGCCGCCTCGTCGATCCGTTCCGCCAGGCGCGCGAGGGTCCGCTCGACCTCCTCGATCCGCCGGGAGAGCGCCTCCGCTCCCGATTGCGCGGTCGAGTGCTGCGTCACGCGGACCATGAGGTCCGAAGTGGCGCGCCCCGCCTGGTCCTGGCACCGCGTGTGCTCTTCCCGCGCCCGGGCCAACGCCTCCTTCTCCTCGTCCCACCGTCGACGCGTCCGGGACAGCTCGTCCTTCCGCAGCGACGACTCTTCCGCGAAGGCGCGCAGCCGGAGGTCGAGGTCCGCGATCTCCGCATCGAGGACCGCGAGTTCGCCGTCGGCCTCCGCGATCATCCGCCGGTACTGCTCCGCCCGGGCCCGCAGCCCTTCCCACTCCGCCTCCCTGCGCGCCGCCTCCTGTTTCCCGGCGGCGTGCTCCTCGCGCATGCCGGCCAGGACCCTTTCCCGTTCCTCGCGCGCCGCCAGGGCCCGCTCCCGCTCCGCATCCAGCCGCGAGATCTCCGTCCGCGAGGCGATCAGGGAGTCCTCGAGCGAGAGAAGCTCCGCTCCCGCGGCGTCGCACTCTCCGGACATCGCCCGCCGCCTGCGCGTCGCGATCCGGAGGTCCAGCTCCCGCAGCTCCGCCCGCAGCGCCTTGTACCGCTCCGCCTTGCGCACCTGGCGCTCGAGGGTGGCGATCTGGCGCCGGACCTCCTCGAGGATGTCCTTCACGCGGGCCAGGTTCTGGCGGGTGCTCTCCATCTTCCGCTCCGCCTCCTTGCGTCGGACGCGGAACTTGGCGACCCCGGCGGCCTCCTCGATGATCTGGCGCTTCTCCTCGGGCCGGGCGTTGACGATCTCGCCGACCTTCCCCTGGCGGACGATCGCGTACCCGCGGGCCCCCGCGCCGGTGTCGAGGAACAGCTCGGCGATGTCCTTCAACCTGCAGGGGATCCGGTTGATGGAAAATTCGCTCTCGCCGTCCCGGAAGGTCCGTCGGGCGACCGAGATCTCGGAGAACGATTCGTATCCGGGGGGCGCGATCCCGTCGTCGTTCACGAAGGTCAGGGTGACCTCCGCCATTCCGAGCGGTCCCGCGGCGTCGGAGCCCGCGAAGATGACGTCCTCCAGCGCCTTGCTGCGGAGATGCGAGGGAGCGTGCTCGCCGAGGACCCAGCGGATGGCGTCGACGATGTTCGATTTCCCGCATCCGTTCGGGCCGACGATCGCGGTGATCCCGTCGGAGAAATCAAACGTCGTCTTGTCGTAAAACGACTTGAACCCGATGAGTTCGAGCTTTTTCAGCTTCATCCGTACCTGCCGCCCCGAGGGGCCGGAATGGGCAAACCTCTACATAGTGTGGGGCGAGGTGCCGCCAAGCGCAATATATGGTGTTTTCAGGGGATTGTAAAGCAAAAAAGGCGGCCCCCGATAAGAGGGCCGCCAGCGGGAATCGCTACTGTTTGCAGCTACTTCCTTTTCGCCTTCGCCTCCGCCCGCTCCCGGAGAACCGCCTGCGCGGCGGCGAGCCGGGCGATGGGCACCCGGTACGGCGAGCAGGACACGTAGTCGAGGCCGGTCCGGTGGCAGAATTCCACCGACTTCGGGTCTCCCCCGTGCTCCCCGCAGATGCCCACCTTGAGGTTCGGCCGGGTCGCCCTCCCCTTCTGCACTCCCATCCGGACGAGCTGTCCGACACCCCCCTGGTCGAGCGTCGCGAAGACGTCCGCCTCGAGGATGTTGTCCGCGCGCTTCGGGTAGGTCACCTTGCAGGATGCGCAGGAGAGGTCCTTCTCGAGCTTGGCGCCGCACTGCGGGCACAGCTCGGACCGGTTCATGTAGTTCTGGATGAACTTCCCGGAG contains these protein-coding regions:
- the zapB gene encoding cell division protein ZapB, which gives rise to MADESFVLIEKKITDLVKVVTELKKQKEALAAELARKDAEVKDLARKLSDLSRERGEVKERVEKILSRLDAIEL
- the ftsY gene encoding signal recognition particle-docking protein FtsY; this encodes MRAPEDRSAGSIFSRLKAGLSKTRELLFMNVEAVARGIGPVDESVLSELEEALVLSDAGADLAVEYVDALRAAWRRGELPDAGALRARLRKMVEETLGPRMIPLKVVPPYPFVVLVVGVNGVGKTTTIGKMAHWLRAEGHTVLLAAADTFRAAAIDQLAVWADRVGADIVRHKEGADSSAVAFDAVRAAKARGIHAVLIDTAGRLHTKSHLMEEIRKVGRVLGKEIPGAPHEVLLVLDATGGRNAIAQAKTFQEFTGVTGIALTKLDGTAKGGVVLSVTREVGAPIRFIGVGETADDLRPFDAGSFAEALF
- a CDS encoding cell division protein ZapA, producing the protein MGNRFDVNIAGYALTVRTDRSAEHMARLAETLNGRVREIQKAGGTANYLNVVMLAAMELADEVLTMREEVEALRKEREGMKETLDRKGRDLLATLEDALK
- a CDS encoding Na/Pi cotransporter family protein, producing MIDFLFLQVIGGVFLLLYGIRLTGQGFELAFSTALSRAWSSAAAGRGRAFAAGIAGTAALQSSGALVTLLISFGHVATLPLSKSLTIVLGADLGSTLTVQLLSFRIYRYAFPVLSLGVALFLWGRKGKLRAVGQGILGFGIVLLSLRYLADAAGDVGKIEGLRILMADLSDAPFTAFVWGLVLSAVLQSGTAVMILLIAFAQQGMLAPAAVLPLVLGANVGATSVAFVAASGLAAEGRRVAWGHLAMKAAGALPFFPLAPLALSVIPEASRDGGHLVANAHTFFNLGLSCIFLPLTGPLSAFLERAIPAARATVPRGRPVFLDREHLPVAGAALGQVAREIVRMADMIQEMHDDAAEAIVRGTMDRVDRIAKADDDVDELTREIKIFLSKLGEGALDSSQTRRAVAYIAVVTDLENIGDFIDKTVTDHLRRLSGRNLRFSDEGVRELREYLAEVGSLYREAVSAFVTRDRKAAEIVLARRREIGARERELRLAHIRRLQRATPESLETSAAHLDILSSWKGIAAHCGAIANTVLEEEV
- the smc gene encoding chromosome segregation protein SMC yields the protein MKLKKLELIGFKSFYDKTTFDFSDGITAIVGPNGCGKSNIVDAIRWVLGEHAPSHLRSKALEDVIFAGSDAAGPLGMAEVTLTFVNDDGIAPPGYESFSEISVARRTFRDGESEFSINRIPCRLKDIAELFLDTGAGARGYAIVRQGKVGEIVNARPEEKRQIIEEAAGVAKFRVRRKEAERKMESTRQNLARVKDILEEVRRQIATLERQVRKAERYKALRAELRELDLRIATRRRRAMSGECDAAGAELLSLEDSLIASRTEISRLDAERERALAAREERERVLAGMREEHAAGKQEAARREAEWEGLRARAEQYRRMIAEADGELAVLDAEIADLDLRLRAFAEESSLRKDELSRTRRRWDEEKEALARAREEHTRCQDQAGRATSDLMVRVTQHSTAQSGAEALSRRIEEVERTLARLAERIDEAAAAVGKASSDHAAAVSADEGARSALSAAEIAWEETGALLAATNARLDAAVDAARRAEGDLQSAESRRSTLARIYEQRDWTSSGVRAVLHHFGNGGTMEGGGEGIYGVMGDLIETDVVYEKAVEAVLGERMQSVVVRDHADGLSAIHYLKESREGRGAFVPVALRTRGEKLAYVGEEDVVGPLTEVVQAPPECNDLVRGLLGGTLLVRNLDAAIRLWNRNGVWNSYVTLDGDVVTADGILIGGEQGNSAEAGVLARKREIRELEREIGALRAERDRMVAEEGTVRRMRAEIEERLSGMFHAREEAGAANAAAARDRAVLSETLAQARALLDGRTQEEAFLRGELSRMRDELSASIEAARETGQARGEEEERSRALLAELEAMRVRMEECRERAHAAEVAHSGLEEKDSAATALHAQLAEQLAGKRRLSDDRRQRRAEHEDALASLDESIRAGRDAIERAAVELSGIQERIEERVADLASRTSALSSIEDELRGARATESETLGRRSAELLRRQRAEMDIAALDALVHQRYEVRLADLAAGAGEDESAWAEDLPALESRAEEYRERMASMGEVNLSSLDEHRELADRYAFLSSQQEDLETSLDDLARAIQRINRTTRERFATAFGEINGKFAELFPRLFQGGRAQLRLLEEENLLESGVEIFVQLPGKKALPLHSLSGGESALTAISLIFSIFLVKPSPFCLLDEVDAPLDDANVDRFNAMVREMSSNYQFLLITHNKRTMELADVLYGITMEKPGISRTVSVKLSA